The following proteins are co-located in the Flavobacterium sp. CECT 9288 genome:
- a CDS encoding phage holin family protein, with product MVQKISEYLNEIKLLLYGIFMYLDMDTGIVKVLFYLMVMDTFLGVIKTIVLNDQFSFKKLVLGFVSKLAVLLIPTALALMSKGLNYNFKWFVTIVMDLLIVSDGISIISNIIAIKTKKEVENFDAMTLTLKAIRTGLIQLFKRLLVTFDPKYHVDK from the coding sequence ATGGTGCAAAAAATTTCAGAATATTTAAATGAGATAAAATTATTGCTTTACGGGATTTTTATGTACTTGGATATGGATACGGGAATAGTTAAAGTATTGTTTTACTTAATGGTAATGGATACTTTTTTAGGAGTAATCAAAACCATAGTATTAAATGACCAATTTAGTTTTAAAAAATTAGTCTTAGGATTTGTATCCAAGTTAGCCGTATTGCTAATACCTACAGCCTTGGCATTAATGAGTAAAGGACTCAATTACAACTTTAAATGGTTTGTAACCATAGTGATGGATTTACTTATTGTTAGTGATGGCATTTCAATAATCAGTAATATTATTGCTATAAAAACAAAAAAAGAGGTAGAGAATTTTGACGCAATGACTCTTACACTCAAAGCAATAAGAACTGGTCTAATACAACTATTTAAAAGACTTTTGGTTACATTTGACCCTAAATACCACGTAGACAAATAG